The following are encoded in a window of Amaranthus tricolor cultivar Red isolate AtriRed21 chromosome 2, ASM2621246v1, whole genome shotgun sequence genomic DNA:
- the LOC130805458 gene encoding G-type lectin S-receptor-like serine/threonine-protein kinase LECRK4, protein MLTASIYNDGEEVTSGRRLVILHSGRRLSALKKGNHDGSGICGSNSICSIGDDSRPTCTCPPDYSLVDPNDKYSDCKPDFRLDSFESSAKRVMNGGYKLVHFPSTDFIFNDYKRTVIVLLSIFESLMMVIVLVVGCKKHHCHGRKHNSIPGSAWIKVGTSNLSSDSFNPIDSFPPTKKRGKSSNRSYEELREATNGFTEELGRGSFGVVYKGMINGELTPICVAVKKLDRISSDTDREFKTEVNLIARTHHKNFVQLVGFCKEDDQRLLVYEYMRKSSLADYIFGDSKPSWLERVEVSQGIASGLLYLHEECTTQIIHCDIKPQNILLDAHQTARISDFGLAKLLGMKQTHTNTAIRGTKGYVAPEWFRNKPVTVKVDVNSFGVLLLEITSCQKNVCSKLIETEGVILTDWASDYYQSDRLSLLDDEEALRDGIRLKQFVMVAIWCIQEDPSLRPTMGTVTQCYKVKLNKS, encoded by the exons ATGCTGACTGCCTCTATCTATAATGATGGAGAGGAAGTTACTTCTGGGAGAAGGTTGGTTATCTTGCATAGTGGTAGGCGGTTATCAGCACTAAAGAAGGGGAACCATGATG GCAGTGGGATTTGTGGGTCTAATAGTATTTGTAGCATTGGTGATGATTCGAGGCCTACATGTACGTGCCCACCAGATTACTCTCTCGTAGATCCTAATGATAAATACAGCGACTGTAAACCTGATTTTAGGCTCGACAGTTTTGAAAGTTCTGCTAAGAGAGTCATGAATGGTGGGTACAAATTAGTTCACTTTCCAAGTACTGATTTCATATTTAATGACTACAAACGG ACTGTTATTGTGCTGCTGTCAATTTTCGAGTCACTAATGATGGTGATAGTATTGGTTGTTGGATGTAAAAAGCACCATTGTCATGGAAGAAAACATAATTCAATACCGGGATCTGCTTGGATAAAGGTAGGGACTTCAAACCTTTCGAGTGATTCGTTCAATCCTATTGATTCATTTCCTCCAACAAAAAAACGAGGTAAATCATCTAATAGAAG CTATGAAGAGTTAAGAGAGGCAACAAACGGATTCACAGAAGAGTTAGGACGCGGTTCTTTTGGTGTAGTTTACAAAGgcatgatcaatggagaattaACTCCAATTTGTGTTGCTGTCAAGAAGTTGGATCGGATATCAAGTGATACTGATCGAGAATTCAAAACTGAAGTTAATTTAATTGCCCGAACTCATCACAAGAATTTCGTGCAGCTAGTAGGATTTTGCAAGGAAGACGACCAAAGGTTGTTAGTTTACGAATACATGAGAAAAAGTAGTTTAGCAGATTACATTTTCGGGGATTCAAAGCCAAGTTGGCTTGAAAGGGTTGAAGTTTCTCAAGGAATAGCAAGTGGGCTGCTATACTTGCATGAAGAGTGCACCACCCAGATCATTCATTGCGATATAAAGCCCCAAAACATACTTCTCGATGCACATCAAACTGCTCGTATTTCTGATTTTGGGTTAGCGAAACTTTTGGGCATGAAGCAAACGCATACAAACACCGCAATCAGAGGGACTAAAGGGTATGTGGCCCCTGAATGGTTCAGAAACAAGCCAGTCACAGTGAAGGTAGATGTGAATAGCTTTGGCGTTCTCTTGTTGGAGATCACTAGCTGTCAAAAAAACGTATGCAGCAAACTCATAGAGACGGAAGGAGTAATTTTGACGGATTGGGCATCGGATTACTACCAATCTGATAGATTATCTTTACTTGATGATGAGGAGGCACTAAGGGATGGAATCCGGTTGAAGCAATTTGTAATGGTTGCGATTTGGTGTATCCAAGAAGACCCGAGCCTTCGACCAACAATGGGAACAGTCACACAATGCTACAAG GTGAAATTGAATAAGAGTTAG